One Epinephelus lanceolatus isolate andai-2023 chromosome 17, ASM4190304v1, whole genome shotgun sequence genomic window carries:
- the anxa11a gene encoding annexin A11a isoform X2: MSYPGYPPQAGGYPPQPGAYPPQPGAYPPQPGAYPPQAGGYPPQAGGYPPQPGGYPPQPGGYPPQAGGYPPQAGGYPPQAGGYPQAPPQGSWGGGPVGGYPSIGLDNLSNPGYNAMPGGSMPAPQGPGMGYPGQPGQPMPGYPRAPSPNPPMPGYGGAQAPMPNYPKVPSPNPSMPAYGGGGAMPIAPPVNRGFRGTIKDFPGADPLKDVEVLRKAMKGFGTDEQAIIDLLGSRSNKQRVPLPRAYKTSYGKDLIKDLHSELSGDFRKLVMAMLKAPAEFDASELHNAIKGAGTDEACLIEILSSRSNSEIKEINRIYKQEYKKSLEDAISGDTSGHFRRLLISLAQGNRDEREHVDISLAKQDAQALYAAGENKLGTDESKFNAILCARSKPHLRAVFLQYQQMCGRDIEKSIGREMSGDLESGMLAVVKCIKNTPAYFAERLYKAMKGAGTKDTTLIRIMVSRSEVDMLDIRQEYVKNYGKSLYTHISGDTSGDYKKLLLKLCGGSD, encoded by the exons ATGAGCTACCCTGGATACCCCCCTCAGGCAGGCGGATACCCACCACAGCCTGGGGCTTACCCTCCACAACCTGGTGCCTACCCACCTCAGCCTGGAGCTTACCCTCCCCAAGCTGGAGGCTACCCTCCACAGGCAGGAGGCTATCCTCCTCAACCTGGTGGCTATCCCCCTCAACCTGGTGGCTATCCCCCACAGGCAGGAGGCTATCCTCCACAGGCAGGGGGCTATCCACCACAGGCCGGTGGCTACCCACAGGCACCACCACAAG GCAGCTGGGGAGGCGGCCCTGTTGGTGGATATCCCTCCATCGGTCTTGACAATCTATCCAACCCTGGATACAATGCCATG CCAGGAGGGAGCATGCCAGCCCCCCAAGGCCCAGGGATGGGCTACCCTGGTCAGCCCGGCCAGCCAATGCCCGGGTACCCCCGTGCACCTTCACCCAACCCACCCATGCCTGGTTATGGAGGAGCACAAGCACCTATGCCAAATTACCCTAAGGTCCCTTCTCCAAATCCGTCCATGCCAGCgtatggaggaggaggagccatGCCGATAGCTCCACCTGTCAAT AGAGGATTCAGGGGAACAATCAAGGACTTTCCTGGAGCTGACCCACTTAaagatgtggaggtcctgaggAAGGCTATGAAGGGCTTTG GAACTGACGAGCAAGCCATCATCGACTTACTGGGTAGTCGCTCCAACAAGCAGCGTGTGCCTCTGCCCCGAGCCTACAAAACTTCCTATGGAAAG gaTCTGATTAAGGACTTGCATTCAGAGCTGTCCGGAGACTTCAGGAAGCTGGTCATGGCCATGTTGAAGGCCCCAGCTGAGTTTGATGCCAGCGAGCTCCACAATGCCATAAAG GGAGCTGGAACCGATGAAGCCTGTCTGATAGAGATCCTGTCTTCTCGCTCCAACAGTGAAATCAAGGAGATAAACCGTATCTACAAACAAG AATACAAGAAGTCACTGGAGGATGCCATTAGTGGGGATACTTCAGGCCACTTCCGCAGGCTCCTGATCTCTCTTGCCCAG GGTAATCGTGATGAACGAGAGCATGTTGACATCTCTCTGGCTAAACAAGATGCTCAG GCCCTGTATGCTGCTGGGGAAAACAAGCTGGGAACAGATGAGTCCAAGTTTAATGCTATTTTGTGTGCCAGGAGCAAACCCCACCTCAGAGCAG tgtttctTCAGTACCAGCAGATGTGTGGCCGGGATATTGAGAAGAGCATCGGCAGGGAGATGTCCGGAGACCTTGAGAGTGGCATGTTGGCAGTGG TGAAGTGCATTAAGAACACACCTGCCTACTTTGCTGAGAGACTTTACAAGGCCATGAAG GGTGCTGGGACCAAAGACACAACCCTGATCCGGATCATGGTCTCCCGTTCCGAGGTGGACATGCTGGATATCCGCCAGGAGTATGTTAAAAACTACGGCAAGTCGCTGTACACGCACATCTCT GGAGACACATCAGGAGACTACAAGAAGCTCCTATTGAAGCTCTGCGGGGGCAGCGACTGA
- the anxa11a gene encoding annexin A11a isoform X1 has translation MSYPGYPPQAGGYPPQPGAYPPQPGAYPPQPGAYPPQAGGYPPQAGGYPPQPGGYPPQPGGYPPQAGGYPPQAGGYPPQAGGYPQAPPQGSWGGGPVGGYPSIGLDNLSNPGYNAMANQIPAGMGGFTQNPSMFAQAPGGYPPATQPSGYGAPIPNQQSYGLYPQPGGSMPAPQGPGMGYPGQPGQPMPGYPRAPSPNPPMPGYGGAQAPMPNYPKVPSPNPSMPAYGGGGAMPIAPPVNRGFRGTIKDFPGADPLKDVEVLRKAMKGFGTDEQAIIDLLGSRSNKQRVPLPRAYKTSYGKDLIKDLHSELSGDFRKLVMAMLKAPAEFDASELHNAIKGAGTDEACLIEILSSRSNSEIKEINRIYKQEYKKSLEDAISGDTSGHFRRLLISLAQGNRDEREHVDISLAKQDAQALYAAGENKLGTDESKFNAILCARSKPHLRAVFLQYQQMCGRDIEKSIGREMSGDLESGMLAVVKCIKNTPAYFAERLYKAMKGAGTKDTTLIRIMVSRSEVDMLDIRQEYVKNYGKSLYTHISGDTSGDYKKLLLKLCGGSD, from the exons ATGAGCTACCCTGGATACCCCCCTCAGGCAGGCGGATACCCACCACAGCCTGGGGCTTACCCTCCACAACCTGGTGCCTACCCACCTCAGCCTGGAGCTTACCCTCCCCAAGCTGGAGGCTACCCTCCACAGGCAGGAGGCTATCCTCCTCAACCTGGTGGCTATCCCCCTCAACCTGGTGGCTATCCCCCACAGGCAGGAGGCTATCCTCCACAGGCAGGGGGCTATCCACCACAGGCCGGTGGCTACCCACAGGCACCACCACAAG GCAGCTGGGGAGGCGGCCCTGTTGGTGGATATCCCTCCATCGGTCTTGACAATCTATCCAACCCTGGATACAATGCCATG GCAAACCAGATCCCTGCAGGCATGGGGGGTTTTACTCAAAACCCGTCCATGTTCGCCCAAGCCCCCGGGGGGTACCCACCTGCCACTCAGCCTAGCGGGTATGGTGCCCCCATCCCTAACCAACAGTCATATGGCCTGTACCCACAGCCAGGAGGGAGCATGCCAGCCCCCCAAGGCCCAGGGATGGGCTACCCTGGTCAGCCCGGCCAGCCAATGCCCGGGTACCCCCGTGCACCTTCACCCAACCCACCCATGCCTGGTTATGGAGGAGCACAAGCACCTATGCCAAATTACCCTAAGGTCCCTTCTCCAAATCCGTCCATGCCAGCgtatggaggaggaggagccatGCCGATAGCTCCACCTGTCAAT AGAGGATTCAGGGGAACAATCAAGGACTTTCCTGGAGCTGACCCACTTAaagatgtggaggtcctgaggAAGGCTATGAAGGGCTTTG GAACTGACGAGCAAGCCATCATCGACTTACTGGGTAGTCGCTCCAACAAGCAGCGTGTGCCTCTGCCCCGAGCCTACAAAACTTCCTATGGAAAG gaTCTGATTAAGGACTTGCATTCAGAGCTGTCCGGAGACTTCAGGAAGCTGGTCATGGCCATGTTGAAGGCCCCAGCTGAGTTTGATGCCAGCGAGCTCCACAATGCCATAAAG GGAGCTGGAACCGATGAAGCCTGTCTGATAGAGATCCTGTCTTCTCGCTCCAACAGTGAAATCAAGGAGATAAACCGTATCTACAAACAAG AATACAAGAAGTCACTGGAGGATGCCATTAGTGGGGATACTTCAGGCCACTTCCGCAGGCTCCTGATCTCTCTTGCCCAG GGTAATCGTGATGAACGAGAGCATGTTGACATCTCTCTGGCTAAACAAGATGCTCAG GCCCTGTATGCTGCTGGGGAAAACAAGCTGGGAACAGATGAGTCCAAGTTTAATGCTATTTTGTGTGCCAGGAGCAAACCCCACCTCAGAGCAG tgtttctTCAGTACCAGCAGATGTGTGGCCGGGATATTGAGAAGAGCATCGGCAGGGAGATGTCCGGAGACCTTGAGAGTGGCATGTTGGCAGTGG TGAAGTGCATTAAGAACACACCTGCCTACTTTGCTGAGAGACTTTACAAGGCCATGAAG GGTGCTGGGACCAAAGACACAACCCTGATCCGGATCATGGTCTCCCGTTCCGAGGTGGACATGCTGGATATCCGCCAGGAGTATGTTAAAAACTACGGCAAGTCGCTGTACACGCACATCTCT GGAGACACATCAGGAGACTACAAGAAGCTCCTATTGAAGCTCTGCGGGGGCAGCGACTGA